In Chaetodon trifascialis isolate fChaTrf1 chromosome 4, fChaTrf1.hap1, whole genome shotgun sequence, one DNA window encodes the following:
- the prdx6 gene encoding peroxiredoxin-6, protein MPGILLGDVFPNFEADTTTGRIKFHDFLGDSWGILFSHPRDFTPVCTTELACAARISNEFKKRGVKMIALSIDSVEDHCQWSKDVVAFNSGAESTLPFPIIADDKRELSVQLGMLDPDERDKDGMPLTARCVFVIGPDKKLKLSILYPATTGRNFDELLRVIDSLQLTAQKKVATPVDWKPGDKVMVIPTLSDAEAATLFPNGVTTKELPSGKKYLRYTQP, encoded by the exons ATGCCTGGAATTCTGCTCGGAGACGTGTTCCCAAACTTCGAGGCCGACACCACCACCGGCCGGATCAAGTTCCACGACTTCCTGGGCGACTC ATGGGGGATCCTGTTCTCCCACCCGAGGGACTTCACCCCGGTCTGCACCACCGAGCTGGCCTGCGCCGCTAGGATCAGCAATGAGTTCAAGAAACGAGGTGTGAAGATGATTGCCCTGTCCATCGACAGCGTCGAGGATCACTGCCAGTGGAGCAAG GATGTGGTGGCATTTAACAGCGGGGCTGAAAGCACTCTGCCCTTCCCCATCATCGCTGATGACAAGAGAGAGCTGTCCGTCCAACTGGGCATGCTGGACCCCGATGAGAGAGACAAGGACGGGATGCCCCTCACTGCCCGCTGT GTCTTTGTGATCGGCCCCGACAAGAAGCTGAAGCTGTCCATCCTCTACCCTGCCACCACTGGAAGGAACTTCGATGAGTTGCTGCGAGTCATCGACTCCCTGCAGCTCACTGCACAGAAGAAGGTTGCCACCCCCGTGGACTGGAAG CCTGGTGATAAAGTCATGGTCATTCCTACGCTCTCTGACGCTGAGGCTGCCACTCTCTTCCCCAATGGCGTGACCACTAAAGAGCTGCCTTCTGGGAAGAAATACCTGCGCTACACCCAGCCCTGA
- the plpp6 gene encoding polyisoprenoid diphosphate/phosphate phosphohydrolase PLPP6 yields MPSPKAKNPGRSGGSPVLGSSNGRYDFMSLTKPLNRSSPPHLLQRQGSDPTTARLRASESPTRRRGSSSSTGSASGQGPSEEDGIRLNPSLVRVALSSLLAIDLWLSKRLGVCACEDSTWGSVRPLMKLIEISGHGIPWLAGTAYCLYKSDSAAGQEVMLNLLMGLLLDLVLVGIVKAVVRRRRPAHNRMDMFATFSVDRYSFPSGHATRAALCGRFLLAHLVLAAPLRVLVLLWAALVGLSRVLLGRHNVTDVLFGFWMGYCQYNLVEILWLSPQTLQGLLGQLV; encoded by the exons ATGCCCTCTCCCAAAGCTAAAAACCCCGGTCGCAGCGGAGGAAGCCCGGTGCTCGGCAGCTCCAACGGCCGCTACGACTTCATGTCGCTGACGAAGCCGCTGAATCGCTCCTCGCCGCCGCACCTCCTCCAGCGGCAGGGCTCCGACCCGACCACCGCCCGCCTCCGAGCCTCGGAGAGCCCCACTCGGCGCCGgggctccagctcctccacggGCTCGGCGAGCGGCCAGGGGCCGTCAGAAGAGGACGGCATACGGCTCAACCCCTCCCTCGTCCGCGTAGCGCTCAGCTCGCTGCTCGCCATCGACCTGTGGCTGTCCAAGCGGCTGGGGGTGTGCGCCTGCGAGGACTCGACCTGGGGCAGCGTGCGCCCGCTGATGAAGCTCATAGAGATATCGGGCCATGGCATCCCTTGGCTGGCTGGCACCGCGTACTGTCTGTATAAGAGCGACAGTGCTGCAGGACAAGAAGTCATGCTCAACCTCCTCATGG GCCTGCTGTTGGACCTGGTCCTGGTTGGCATCGTTAAGGCAGTGGTGCGTCGGCGTCGGCCAGCGCACAACCGTATGGACATGTTCGCCACCTTTTCCGTGGACCGCTACTCCTTCCCTTCGGGCCACGCCACCCGTGCCGCTTTGTGTGGGCGCTTCCTGCTGGCTCACCTCGTGCTGGCTGCCCCGCTGAGGGTCCTCGTCCTGCTGTGGGCCGCCCTGGTGGGGCTGAGCCGCGTGCTGCTGGGCAGGCACAACGTGACTGATGTGTTGTTTGGGTTCTGGATGGGCTACTGCCAGTATAACCTGGTGGAGATACTGTGGCTCTCCCCTCAAACCCTGCAAGGGCTGCTGGGACAGTTAGTTTAA